The Lutra lutra chromosome 10, mLutLut1.2, whole genome shotgun sequence genome contains a region encoding:
- the FNBP4 gene encoding formin-binding protein 4 isoform X1: protein MGKKSRAVPGRRPILQLSPPGPRSNTPGRDPEPEPDAEPDSTVAAPSQPAPAAPPPTTTTTTTVTAAAAAPDDSPSESKDEQEVVVEVPRVQNPPKPVMTTRPTAVKATGGLCLLGAYADSDDDESDVSEKPAQSKEANGNQSADIDSTLANFLAEIDAITAPQPAAPVGASAPPPTPPRPEPKESATSALSSATSNGTDSAQTAGWQYDTQCSLAGVGIEMGDWQEVWDENTGCYYYWNTQTNEVTWELPQYLATQVQGIQHYQPSSVTGAEANFVVNTDVYTKEKNVSVSSSKSGPVIAKREVKKEVNEGIQALSNSEEEKKGVAASLLAPLLPEGIKEEEERWRRKVICKEAEPVTEVKETSTTAEEAATIVKPQEITLDNMEDPSQEDLCSVVQSGESEEEEEQDTLELELVLERKKAELRALEEGDGSVSGSSPCSDISQPASQDGMRRLMSKRGKWKMFVRATSPESTSRSSSKTGRETPENGETVTGADTSEKTDENSDKEMEVEESPEKIKAQTAPKEEEQDLKFQIGELANTLTSKFEFLGINRQSISNFHVLLLQTETRIADWREGALNGNYLKRKLQDAAEQLKQYEINATPKGWSCHWDRDHRRYFYVNEQSGESQWEFPDGEEEEEESQAQESRDETLPKQTSKDKTGTESNSAESSENSTGSLCKESFSGQVSSSSLMPLTPFWTLLQSNVPVLQPPLPLEMPPPPPPPPESPPPPPPPPPPVEDGEIQEVEMEDEGSEEPPAPGTEEDTPLKPSTQTTVVTSQSSVDSAVSSSPSTKAVKRKATEISTAVVQRSATIGSSPVLYSQSAIAAGHQAAGIGHQAISVSHPATGMGHQARGMSLQSNYLGLASAPAIMSYTECSVPMAVTAPTLQPVPARGAVPTTAIIEPPPPPPPPPPPPPPPAPKVPPPEKTKKGKKDKAKKSKTKMPSLVKKWQSIQRELDEEENSSSSEEDRESTAQKRIEEWKQQQLVSGMAERNANFEALPEDWRARLKRRKMAPNT from the exons ATGGGGAAGAAGTCCCGGGCGGTACCCGGCCGCAGGCCCATCCTGCAGCTCTCTCCGCCGGGGCCCCGAAGCAACACGCCGGGCAGGGATCCGGAGCCGGAACCCGACGCGGAACCGGACTCGACGGTGGCGGCGCCCAGCCAGCCAGCTCCGGCGGCGCCACCGCCGACTACGACGACGACGACCACGGTGACTGCTGCCGCCGCGGCCCCGGACGACTCGCCTTCAGAAAGTAAAG atgaGCAGGAAGTGGTGGTGGAGGTTCCCAGAGTTCAGAATCCTCCCAAACCAGTCATGACCACCAGACCTACAGCCGTTAAAGCAAcag GAGGTCTGTGCTTACTTGGTGCATATgctgacagtgatgatgatgagaGTGACGTTTCAGAAAAACCAGCACAGTCTAAAGAGGCAAATGGAAACCAGTCAGCTGATATTGATAGTACACTGGCCAACTTCCTAGCG GAGATTGATGCTATAACAGCTCCTCAGCCTGCAGCTCCTGTAGGAGCTTCTGCTCCACCTCCAACTCCACCTCGACCAGAGCCAAAGGAATCAGCAACATCTGCGCTTTCTTCTGCTACTTCAAATGGAACAGACTCAGCTCAGACTGCAGGGTGGCAATATGATACTCAGTGTTCACTAGCAGGAG ttggaATTGAGATGGGAGATTGGCAAGAAGTCTGGGATGAGAACACAGGATGCTATTATTATTGGAACACACAAACAAATGAAGTGACTTGGGAATTACCCCAGTATCTTGCTACCCAGGTACAGGGAATACAACATTACCAACCCAG ttctgtAACAGGTGCTGAAGCTAATTTTGTGGTTAATACAGACGTGTATACTAAGGAGAAAAACGTTTCTGTTTCCAGTAGTAAAAGTGGACCAGTCATAGCCAAGCGAGAAGTTAAAAAG GAAGTAAATGAAGGAATTCAGGCTCTCTCAAATagtgaggaggagaagaaaggggtggCAGCATCACTGCTTGCTCCTTTGTTGCCTGAGggaataaaagaggaagaagagagatggagaagaaaagtaaTTTGTAAAGAAGCGGAACCAGTCAcagaagtgaaagaaaccagtacCACAGCAGAAGAAGCAGCAACGATAGTAAAACCACAGGAGATTACATTGGACAACATGGAAGACCCGTCTCAGGAGGATCTTTGCAGTGTTGTTCAGTCTGGagaaagtgaggaagaagaggaacaaGATACCCTTGAGCTGGAGCttgttttggaaagaaaaaaa GCAGAGCTACGAGCCTTGGAGGAAGGAGATGGTAGTGTGTCAGGGTCTAGTCCGTGTTCTGACATCAGCCAGCCAGCATCTCAGGATGGAATGCGTAGACTTATGTCTAAAAGGGGGAAATGGAAGATGTTTGTTCGAGCTACAAGTCCAGAATCTACCAGTCGGAGTTCCAGCAAAACTGGGCGAGAGACTCCAGAAAATGGAGAAACTG TAACTGGTGCTGACACTTCAGAAAAAACAGATGAGAATTCAGACAAAGAGATGGAAGTAGAAGAATCTCCAGAAAAGATAAAAGCACAAACAGCGCCTAAAGAAGAAGAACAGGATTTGAAA TTTCAGATTGGAGAACTGGCAAATACCCTGACAAGTAAATTTGAATTCCTAGGCATTAATAGACAGTCCATCTCCAACTTTCATGTGCTGCTTCTACAGACTGAG ACTCGGATTGCAGACTGGAGGGAAGGGGCTCTTAATGGAAATTACCTTAAACGAAAACTTCAGGATGCAGCAGAACAACTAAAACAGTATGAAATAAACGCCACTCCTAAAGGCTGGTCCTGCCACTGGGACAG GGATCATAGACGATATTTCTATGTAAACGAACAGTCGGGCGAGTCTCAGTGGGAGTTTCCagatggtgaggaggaggaggaagagagccaAGCACAAGAAAGTAGAGACGAGACTCTTCCTAAACAGACTTCGAAAGACAAAACTGGCACTGAATCAAATTCTGCAGAATCATCTGAGAATTCCACAG GTTCTCTTTGTAAAGAGTCCTTTTCTGGCCAAGTTTCTTCTTCATCACTCATGCCACTTACCCCATTCTGGACCCTCCTTCAGTCAAATGTGCCTGTGCTTCAACCTCCATTACCTTTGGAAATGCCACCACCTCCACCTCCGCCCCCAgaatcccctcctccccctcccccgccccctcctcctgTAGAAGATGGTGAGATCCAGGAGGTAGAGATGGAGGATGAGGGAAGTGAGGAGCCTCCTGCCCCAGGAACAGAGGAGGATACTCCATTGAAACCTTCAACACAAACCACAGTTGTAACTAGCCAG AGTTCAGTTGACTCTGCTGTCTCTAGTTCGCCTTCCACTaaagcagtaaaaagaaaagctacagaaATTAGTACTGCAGTAGTTCAGAGATCAGCTACCATCGGTAGTTCTCCAGTACTCTACAGCCAGTCAGCTATAGCTGCAG GTCACCAGGCAGCAGGGATTGGACACCAGGCAATATCAGTTAGCCATCCAGCAACAGGAATGGGTCATCAAGCCAGAGGAATGAGCCTGCAGTCAAATTACCTAGGACTGGCATCAGCTCCTGCAATTATGAGCTACACGGAATGTTCTGTCCCAATGGCAGTGACTGCTCCCACACTGCAGCCAGTCCCAGCCCGAGGTGCTGTGCCTACCACTGCCATTATTgaaccaccaccacctcctcctccacctcctcctcctccaccaccaccagctCCCAAAGTGCCACCACCTGAGAagaccaaaaaaggaaagaaagataag
- the FNBP4 gene encoding formin-binding protein 4 isoform X2, with amino-acid sequence MGKKSRAVPGRRPILQLSPPGPRSNTPGRDPEPEPDAEPDSTVAAPSQPAPAAPPPTTTTTTTVTAAAAAPDDSPSENEQEVVVEVPRVQNPPKPVMTTRPTAVKATGGLCLLGAYADSDDDESDVSEKPAQSKEANGNQSADIDSTLANFLAEIDAITAPQPAAPVGASAPPPTPPRPEPKESATSALSSATSNGTDSAQTAGWQYDTQCSLAGVGIEMGDWQEVWDENTGCYYYWNTQTNEVTWELPQYLATQVQGIQHYQPSSVTGAEANFVVNTDVYTKEKNVSVSSSKSGPVIAKREVKKEVNEGIQALSNSEEEKKGVAASLLAPLLPEGIKEEEERWRRKVICKEAEPVTEVKETSTTAEEAATIVKPQEITLDNMEDPSQEDLCSVVQSGESEEEEEQDTLELELVLERKKAELRALEEGDGSVSGSSPCSDISQPASQDGMRRLMSKRGKWKMFVRATSPESTSRSSSKTGRETPENGETVTGADTSEKTDENSDKEMEVEESPEKIKAQTAPKEEEQDLKFQIGELANTLTSKFEFLGINRQSISNFHVLLLQTETRIADWREGALNGNYLKRKLQDAAEQLKQYEINATPKGWSCHWDRDHRRYFYVNEQSGESQWEFPDGEEEEEESQAQESRDETLPKQTSKDKTGTESNSAESSENSTGSLCKESFSGQVSSSSLMPLTPFWTLLQSNVPVLQPPLPLEMPPPPPPPPESPPPPPPPPPPVEDGEIQEVEMEDEGSEEPPAPGTEEDTPLKPSTQTTVVTSQSSVDSAVSSSPSTKAVKRKATEISTAVVQRSATIGSSPVLYSQSAIAAGHQAAGIGHQAISVSHPATGMGHQARGMSLQSNYLGLASAPAIMSYTECSVPMAVTAPTLQPVPARGAVPTTAIIEPPPPPPPPPPPPPPPAPKVPPPEKTKKGKKDKAKKSKTKMPSLVKKWQSIQRELDEEENSSSSEEDRESTAQKRIEEWKQQQLVSGMAERNANFEALPEDWRARLKRRKMAPNT; translated from the exons ATGGGGAAGAAGTCCCGGGCGGTACCCGGCCGCAGGCCCATCCTGCAGCTCTCTCCGCCGGGGCCCCGAAGCAACACGCCGGGCAGGGATCCGGAGCCGGAACCCGACGCGGAACCGGACTCGACGGTGGCGGCGCCCAGCCAGCCAGCTCCGGCGGCGCCACCGCCGACTACGACGACGACGACCACGGTGACTGCTGCCGCCGCGGCCCCGGACGACTCGCCTTCAGAAA atgaGCAGGAAGTGGTGGTGGAGGTTCCCAGAGTTCAGAATCCTCCCAAACCAGTCATGACCACCAGACCTACAGCCGTTAAAGCAAcag GAGGTCTGTGCTTACTTGGTGCATATgctgacagtgatgatgatgagaGTGACGTTTCAGAAAAACCAGCACAGTCTAAAGAGGCAAATGGAAACCAGTCAGCTGATATTGATAGTACACTGGCCAACTTCCTAGCG GAGATTGATGCTATAACAGCTCCTCAGCCTGCAGCTCCTGTAGGAGCTTCTGCTCCACCTCCAACTCCACCTCGACCAGAGCCAAAGGAATCAGCAACATCTGCGCTTTCTTCTGCTACTTCAAATGGAACAGACTCAGCTCAGACTGCAGGGTGGCAATATGATACTCAGTGTTCACTAGCAGGAG ttggaATTGAGATGGGAGATTGGCAAGAAGTCTGGGATGAGAACACAGGATGCTATTATTATTGGAACACACAAACAAATGAAGTGACTTGGGAATTACCCCAGTATCTTGCTACCCAGGTACAGGGAATACAACATTACCAACCCAG ttctgtAACAGGTGCTGAAGCTAATTTTGTGGTTAATACAGACGTGTATACTAAGGAGAAAAACGTTTCTGTTTCCAGTAGTAAAAGTGGACCAGTCATAGCCAAGCGAGAAGTTAAAAAG GAAGTAAATGAAGGAATTCAGGCTCTCTCAAATagtgaggaggagaagaaaggggtggCAGCATCACTGCTTGCTCCTTTGTTGCCTGAGggaataaaagaggaagaagagagatggagaagaaaagtaaTTTGTAAAGAAGCGGAACCAGTCAcagaagtgaaagaaaccagtacCACAGCAGAAGAAGCAGCAACGATAGTAAAACCACAGGAGATTACATTGGACAACATGGAAGACCCGTCTCAGGAGGATCTTTGCAGTGTTGTTCAGTCTGGagaaagtgaggaagaagaggaacaaGATACCCTTGAGCTGGAGCttgttttggaaagaaaaaaa GCAGAGCTACGAGCCTTGGAGGAAGGAGATGGTAGTGTGTCAGGGTCTAGTCCGTGTTCTGACATCAGCCAGCCAGCATCTCAGGATGGAATGCGTAGACTTATGTCTAAAAGGGGGAAATGGAAGATGTTTGTTCGAGCTACAAGTCCAGAATCTACCAGTCGGAGTTCCAGCAAAACTGGGCGAGAGACTCCAGAAAATGGAGAAACTG TAACTGGTGCTGACACTTCAGAAAAAACAGATGAGAATTCAGACAAAGAGATGGAAGTAGAAGAATCTCCAGAAAAGATAAAAGCACAAACAGCGCCTAAAGAAGAAGAACAGGATTTGAAA TTTCAGATTGGAGAACTGGCAAATACCCTGACAAGTAAATTTGAATTCCTAGGCATTAATAGACAGTCCATCTCCAACTTTCATGTGCTGCTTCTACAGACTGAG ACTCGGATTGCAGACTGGAGGGAAGGGGCTCTTAATGGAAATTACCTTAAACGAAAACTTCAGGATGCAGCAGAACAACTAAAACAGTATGAAATAAACGCCACTCCTAAAGGCTGGTCCTGCCACTGGGACAG GGATCATAGACGATATTTCTATGTAAACGAACAGTCGGGCGAGTCTCAGTGGGAGTTTCCagatggtgaggaggaggaggaagagagccaAGCACAAGAAAGTAGAGACGAGACTCTTCCTAAACAGACTTCGAAAGACAAAACTGGCACTGAATCAAATTCTGCAGAATCATCTGAGAATTCCACAG GTTCTCTTTGTAAAGAGTCCTTTTCTGGCCAAGTTTCTTCTTCATCACTCATGCCACTTACCCCATTCTGGACCCTCCTTCAGTCAAATGTGCCTGTGCTTCAACCTCCATTACCTTTGGAAATGCCACCACCTCCACCTCCGCCCCCAgaatcccctcctccccctcccccgccccctcctcctgTAGAAGATGGTGAGATCCAGGAGGTAGAGATGGAGGATGAGGGAAGTGAGGAGCCTCCTGCCCCAGGAACAGAGGAGGATACTCCATTGAAACCTTCAACACAAACCACAGTTGTAACTAGCCAG AGTTCAGTTGACTCTGCTGTCTCTAGTTCGCCTTCCACTaaagcagtaaaaagaaaagctacagaaATTAGTACTGCAGTAGTTCAGAGATCAGCTACCATCGGTAGTTCTCCAGTACTCTACAGCCAGTCAGCTATAGCTGCAG GTCACCAGGCAGCAGGGATTGGACACCAGGCAATATCAGTTAGCCATCCAGCAACAGGAATGGGTCATCAAGCCAGAGGAATGAGCCTGCAGTCAAATTACCTAGGACTGGCATCAGCTCCTGCAATTATGAGCTACACGGAATGTTCTGTCCCAATGGCAGTGACTGCTCCCACACTGCAGCCAGTCCCAGCCCGAGGTGCTGTGCCTACCACTGCCATTATTgaaccaccaccacctcctcctccacctcctcctcctccaccaccaccagctCCCAAAGTGCCACCACCTGAGAagaccaaaaaaggaaagaaagataag